A genomic stretch from Desulfotignum balticum DSM 7044 includes:
- the jag gene encoding RNA-binding cell elongation regulator Jag/EloR — MKKTQEFSGKDVDTAVKTACDTLSISKKELKYDVISTGASGIFGIVGRKDAVIKVVLPQNKADSSEKELEGIRSMVDEAFGQETRVSPPPSREQSSAAGSDSPVKRTPPPARNKPAPLPKKQAQPRPVEPKPERSTDHPAPASEEPAAPASAPASQATEPASPAPELAPEKETASPEPPPVVDVTQESIDLGVETLQKMANLITDDATVEAHTHRDHLTLKITGGNAGILIGRKGQTLDAMQFLTDKIINRKSEARVRVKVDVEGYIETRKSNLRHLAIKMAEKAKKTGKPATINQMSAQDRRIVHLALKDDNRVRTQSMGDGYYRRLVIFPKKKNSFAGKKRFKR; from the coding sequence ATGAAAAAAACTCAGGAATTCAGCGGAAAAGACGTCGATACCGCCGTCAAAACCGCCTGCGACACCCTTTCCATTTCCAAAAAAGAGCTTAAATATGATGTCATTTCCACGGGTGCATCCGGCATATTCGGAATTGTGGGGCGAAAAGATGCCGTGATCAAAGTGGTTCTCCCCCAGAACAAAGCGGACTCATCAGAAAAAGAACTGGAAGGTATCCGCTCCATGGTGGATGAAGCCTTTGGGCAGGAAACCCGGGTCAGCCCCCCGCCTTCCAGGGAACAATCAAGTGCTGCCGGCAGTGATTCTCCGGTAAAACGGACACCGCCGCCGGCCCGGAATAAACCGGCACCCCTTCCGAAAAAACAGGCGCAGCCCCGACCGGTTGAACCAAAACCCGAGCGTTCAACCGATCATCCGGCACCCGCTTCAGAAGAACCGGCGGCTCCGGCTTCGGCACCCGCTTCCCAGGCAACTGAACCCGCTTCTCCAGCACCGGAATTGGCACCTGAAAAGGAAACCGCATCGCCGGAACCGCCGCCTGTGGTGGATGTCACCCAGGAATCCATTGATCTGGGCGTGGAAACCCTGCAAAAAATGGCGAATCTGATCACGGACGATGCCACCGTGGAAGCCCACACCCACCGGGATCATCTCACGTTGAAAATAACCGGGGGCAACGCCGGTATTCTGATCGGCAGGAAAGGCCAGACCCTGGATGCCATGCAGTTTCTCACCGACAAGATCATCAACCGGAAAAGCGAGGCCCGGGTCCGGGTCAAAGTGGATGTGGAAGGGTATATTGAAACCCGGAAATCCAACCTGCGGCATCTGGCCATAAAAATGGCGGAAAAAGCCAAAAAAACCGGTAAACCCGCCACCATCAACCAGATGAGTGCCCAGGACCGCAGAATCGTTCATCTGGCGCTCAAAGATGACAACCGGGTCCGCACCCAGAGCATGGGAGACGGATATTACCGGCGGCTGGTAATTTTTC